In Palaemon carinicauda isolate YSFRI2023 chromosome 38, ASM3689809v2, whole genome shotgun sequence, a single window of DNA contains:
- the Sac1 gene encoding phosphatidylinositol-3-phosphatase SAC1: MSADVAEELVFYCTDDRFFIEPINSKQLLIIDRVSREITLEENSGQIPFSASRKTVYGLVGIIHLIAGPYLILITKRVKVGTLNKQTIWRMGDTEIVPYARTTASLTSEQKVYNDIYLSMMQQVLATPYFYFSYTYDLTHTLQRLYYTAEDFLQMALHERADVRFVWNQHLLRDLCVQPEMSPFCLPLVHGFISIKPCSINGEWFTWALISRRNVYRAGTRMWMRGIDQEGAVANYVETEQIIEFRDFRSSFVQTRGSIPLYWTQEPDLRYKPPPLIGNASHEEAFARHFESQVLCYGKQVAINLIDQKGKEGKLCEAFKHLITTSNRQMIRDNVRYEYFDFHHECRKLRWDRLSILMDRVTPDRETLGYFLFRDGVVLLEQDGVFRTNCIDCLDRTNVVQSMLARKQLQAVLSKMGILNENQKIEDQFSFEIMFKNIWADNADIISTEYSGTGALKTDFTRTGKRSYMGALKDGMNSGIRYIKNNFFDGDRQDSIDLFLGKYQVEEGEGAARPCPLKENRDPRLYFLPGAVFISILMIFACLLLPSDYSSFTLLSLLFWAAMTTVAVIATFKQGRQLVNAPRLCMSTLSHLTVPPRGG; the protein is encoded by the coding sequence ATGTCGGCTGATGTAGCAGAAGAGCTTGTTTTTTACTGCACTGATGATAGGTTCTTCATTGAGCCAATAAACTCCAAACAACTCCTGATTATTGATCGTGTTAGCAGAGAAATCACCTTAGAAGAAAATAGTGGACAGATTCCCTTCAGTGCCTCTCGTAAAACTGTTTATGGACTCGTTGGAATCATTCATCTGATTGCTGGTCCTTATTTGATTTTAATAACTAAAAGGGTTAAAGTAGGTACATTGAATAAGCAGACAATATGGCGTATGGGTGATACTGAAATTGTTCCTTATGCTAGAACAACTGCCTCTCTTACATCGGAGCAGAAAGTCTATAATGATATATATCTTAGCATGATGCAGCAAGTACTTGCAACACcatacttttatttttcctataCATACGACCTGACACACACACTGCAGAGGCTCTATTACACAGCAGAAGACTTCCTTCAGATGGCACTTCATGAAAGAGCAGATGTGAGGTTTGTTTGGAATCAACACCTTTTGAGAGACCTTTGTGTACAACCAGAAATGAGTCCTTTCTGTCTACCCCTCGTTCACGGATTTATATCTATAAAACCATGTAGCATCAATGGCGAGTGGTTCACTTGGGCACTGATATCTCGTCGAAATGTGTACCGGGCAGGGACAAGAATGTGGATGAGAGGTATAGATCAAGAGGGTGCTGTGGCAAATTATGTAGAAACTGAGCAAATAATTGAATTTAGAGATTTCCGATCATCATTTGTCCAGACCAGGGGCTCTATTCCATTATACTGGACTCAAGAACCTGATTTACGCTATAAACCACCACCATTAATAGGTAATGCTTCCCATGAAGAAGCCTTTGCCAGACATTTTGAATCACAGGTACTATGTTATGGCAAACAGGTGGCCATAAACCTTATTGATCAGAAGGGCAAAGAAGGTAAACTTTGTGAAGCATTCAAACATTTAATTACCACGAGTAATCGGCAAATGATTCGTGACAATGTCCGTTACGAATATTTTGACTTCCACCATGAATGTCGAAAATTACGTTGGGATCGTTTAAGTATTCTCATGGATCGTGTGACTCCTGATAGAGAAACACTTGGATACTTCCTCTTTCGAGATGGTGTAGTGCTCTTGGAACAGGATGGGGTTTTTCGCACTAACTGTATAGACTGCTTAGATCGTACAAATGTGGTGCAATCCATGCTTGCTAGGAAGCAGCTTCAAGCTGTTCTATCTAAAATGGGTATTCTTAATGAAAACCAAAAAATAGAAGATCAGTTTTCATTTGAAATTATGTTCAAGAACATTTGGGCAGATAATGCTGACATCATAAGCACAGAGTACTCTGGCACTGGTGCCCTCAAAACTGATTTCACGCGTACTGGGAAGCGTTCATATATGGGTGCCTTGAAAGATGGCATGAACAGTGGTATTCGTTACATTAAGAATAACTTCTTTGATGGAGATAGGCAAGATTCCATTGACCTATTCTTGGGAAAATATCAAGTTGAAGAAGGTGAAGGAGCTGCTCGTCCATGTCCCCTGAAGGAGAACAGAGATCCTCGTTTATATTTCCTACCAGGAGCTGTGTTCATCTCAATTCTCATGATTTTTGCTTGTCTTTTGCTGCCTTCTGATTACTCTTCGTTCACCCTTCTTTCTCTGCTCTTTTGGGCAGCTATGACAACTGTTGCTGTAATAGCCACATTCAAGCAAGGTCGTCAGCTTGTCAATGCCCCACGTCTCTGCATGTCAACTCTCAGCCACTTAACAGTTCCTCCAAGAGGAGGCTAA